In Dyadobacter subterraneus, a single genomic region encodes these proteins:
- the nadE gene encoding NAD(+) synthase: MSFIKVASGVVNQTPMSWESNTKHIIQAIDEAKKQDVSLICLPELCISGYGCEDYFFAADLAEQALKCLHEIVNETAGIVVAVGLPVRHNNSLYNTACLIANKQIIGFYCKQNLANNGIHYEARWFRPWPVGLVESIEIDQMLYPIGDIIFDLSGVRIGFEICEDAWVSNRPGRRHYERGVDIILNPSASHFAFHKFLTRERLVLDGSRSFGCSYVYTNLLGNEAGRAIYDGDAMIASNGEMLVTSDRFSYEDHLIITAVVDTDNTRLNQLQNKISSFIKDKTWRVPARFDFPEIDPVPQQVAELEAFEKGGALKEEEFARAVSLGLFDYLRKSRSNGFTISLSGGADSCACTALCGLMIRLADESIGLERFKEKLSYIKDIQSAKTEEDLALALVHNIYQGTENSSTDTLESAQSLAESIGSTFYNININGLVETYKSLIEEQIGRQLSWKTDDIALQNIQARVRAPGVWLITNLSNHLLLATSNRSEVAVGYATMDGDTAGSISPLAGIDKHYLRQWLRWLETVGCEVKGKHIRIEGLKKVNSLQPTAELRPLELNQTDEADLMPYDFLNALEKVAIRDKKSPVDCYKNVLVRYKEVYSESQILGWTERFFKLWSRNQWKRERYAPSFHLDDLNLDPRSWCRFPILSGGFEKELEELRYYADGNRGRYGRGRIGF; this comes from the coding sequence ATGTCATTTATAAAAGTAGCTTCGGGTGTAGTTAACCAGACGCCAATGTCGTGGGAATCCAACACCAAACATATTATTCAGGCGATTGATGAGGCAAAAAAGCAGGATGTGAGTTTGATATGTTTACCTGAATTATGTATTTCCGGTTATGGCTGTGAAGACTATTTTTTCGCAGCTGATTTGGCCGAACAAGCGTTGAAATGTCTTCATGAAATCGTTAATGAAACTGCCGGAATTGTTGTTGCCGTAGGGTTACCGGTTCGTCACAATAATAGTTTGTATAACACAGCCTGTCTCATTGCCAATAAACAGATTATTGGATTTTATTGTAAACAAAATCTGGCCAATAACGGGATTCATTATGAAGCCCGCTGGTTTCGTCCCTGGCCAGTTGGCTTGGTAGAAAGCATTGAAATTGATCAGATGTTATATCCTATTGGTGATATCATTTTTGATCTTTCTGGTGTAAGAATTGGGTTTGAGATTTGTGAAGACGCCTGGGTTTCTAACCGTCCTGGCCGTCGTCATTATGAAAGAGGCGTTGATATTATTCTGAATCCAAGTGCAAGTCACTTTGCTTTCCATAAATTTCTGACCCGTGAAAGGCTCGTTCTGGATGGTTCCAGATCTTTTGGTTGCAGTTATGTTTATACCAATTTATTGGGAAATGAAGCCGGAAGAGCAATTTATGATGGTGATGCAATGATTGCGTCAAACGGTGAAATGCTGGTAACCAGTGATCGTTTCAGTTATGAAGATCATCTGATTATTACTGCGGTTGTTGATACCGATAATACACGCTTAAATCAGCTTCAAAATAAAATCTCATCTTTCATAAAAGATAAAACCTGGCGAGTTCCAGCCCGTTTTGATTTTCCTGAAATTGATCCTGTTCCACAACAAGTTGCAGAATTGGAAGCTTTTGAAAAAGGTGGAGCGTTGAAAGAAGAGGAATTTGCCAGAGCAGTATCACTCGGACTTTTTGATTATCTGAGAAAAAGCCGGTCCAACGGATTTACAATTTCTCTTTCGGGCGGTGCTGATTCCTGCGCTTGTACAGCTTTATGTGGTTTGATGATTCGCCTGGCTGATGAAAGTATTGGTTTGGAGCGTTTCAAGGAAAAACTTTCCTATATCAAAGACATCCAGTCGGCGAAAACGGAGGAAGATTTAGCGCTTGCTTTGGTTCATAATATTTATCAGGGAACAGAGAACAGTTCAACTGATACGCTGGAATCGGCTCAGTCACTTGCGGAATCAATTGGTTCAACGTTTTATAATATTAACATAAACGGATTGGTTGAAACGTATAAAAGTTTGATCGAAGAACAGATCGGCAGACAATTATCGTGGAAAACCGATGATATCGCTTTGCAGAATATTCAGGCGAGGGTGCGTGCTCCTGGCGTCTGGCTGATTACCAATTTGTCGAATCATTTACTTTTGGCAACATCAAACCGCTCGGAAGTTGCTGTGGGTTATGCGACGATGGATGGTGATACTGCCGGAAGTATCAGTCCGCTTGCCGGGATTGACAAACATTATCTGCGTCAGTGGCTGCGCTGGCTGGAAACGGTAGGTTGTGAAGTAAAAGGAAAACATATCCGGATTGAAGGGTTGAAAAAAGTAAATTCCTTACAGCCAACGGCGGAACTTCGTCCATTGGAATTAAACCAGACAGACGAAGCTGATCTGATGCCATACGATTTTCTGAACGCTTTGGAAAAAGTGGCTATCCGTGATAAAAAATCGCCGGTTGACTGTTACAAAAATGTGCTGGTTCGTTATAAGGAAGTTTATTCAGAATCTCAGATTTTGGGCTGGACAGAACGTTTTTTCAAACTTTGGAGCCGGAATCAGTGGAAACGTGAGCGATATGCGCCATCCTTCCATCTGGACGATTTAAATCTTGATCCACGCTCCTGGTGCCGTTTCCCGATTCTTTCAGGAGGATTTGAGAAAGAACTTGAAGAGCTGCGGTATTATGCGGATGGAAACAGAGGAAGGTATGGGAGAGGAAGAATAGGATTTTAA
- a CDS encoding STN and carboxypeptidase regulatory-like domain-containing protein, translating to MKRIYYIFSLFFICSLISFSPQVQAQELLEKRISIRVTNQPLDNVLRQIENLGGFSFSYNPDILEIKSRVSVNAANQSVREILNELFKGKVIFRERHRYIILLKNTKKEEGNPLNFNLNGYIINKKTGEKLANASIYEPVTLASTISNQYGYYRIRLPTTPSSVRLEVRKDQYIGKSVVISNRKNTYLPILLNPDTLKALSFRKLNIITKSDTLNSPKIEIPQFEYTTTTYVSSDTIIETDSLRFQSKLRTTYQRVRKDFSSAFASAKQAINTKNITDTLYRPVQSSILPFISTNRELSGNVVNDFSFNVFAGYSLGTNKLEIGGLFNADRGHVKGVQLAGIGNFVGNNVTGFQYASALNVVMGNVRGLQYSTLLNFTAGNFKGVQWAGIGNVMLGDLRGWQISGAYNFARTVKSGHQFSVVNYADSSATASIGIFNYIRKNGYRRYEISTDEFNYFNTTFKTGMSSFYNVFTLGFNWKIANKPFGSIGYGFGTAVKLGRGWMFNADITANAVALDKVSLKSHNAAGLFRLTTGIERKTGKRFSVAFGPSLNLLTGNELGTSYDTRKLLSTFWLGGKPDHTKKNYGWIGFQFAVRFRDRM from the coding sequence TTGAAAAGAATTTACTATATATTCTCCCTGTTTTTTATTTGTTCCCTAATCTCGTTTTCCCCGCAGGTTCAGGCTCAGGAATTATTGGAAAAGCGTATTTCTATCCGGGTTACCAATCAGCCGCTGGATAACGTTTTAAGACAAATTGAAAATCTCGGCGGATTTAGTTTTTCCTACAATCCTGATATTCTTGAAATCAAAAGCCGGGTTTCTGTTAATGCTGCAAATCAAAGTGTGCGAGAAATCCTGAATGAATTATTTAAGGGGAAAGTTATTTTCAGAGAACGGCACAGGTATATTATCTTACTTAAAAATACAAAAAAGGAAGAAGGGAATCCACTCAATTTCAATTTGAACGGATATATCATCAATAAAAAAACTGGCGAAAAATTAGCTAATGCCAGTATTTATGAGCCTGTTACGTTGGCTTCTACCATTAGTAATCAATACGGATATTACCGCATTCGTTTACCAACAACCCCGTCATCCGTACGCCTGGAAGTCCGGAAAGATCAATACATTGGAAAATCGGTGGTCATATCAAACCGGAAAAATACTTATTTACCAATATTATTAAATCCCGATACACTTAAAGCGCTGTCATTCCGAAAGCTGAATATCATTACCAAATCCGACACACTCAATAGCCCAAAGATAGAAATCCCTCAGTTTGAATATACAACAACAACTTATGTGTCGTCTGATACCATTATAGAAACCGATTCTCTTCGTTTTCAAAGTAAATTAAGAACTACCTATCAGCGTGTCCGAAAAGATTTTAGCAGCGCTTTTGCCTCTGCGAAACAAGCTATTAATACCAAAAATATCACGGATACTTTATACCGGCCGGTTCAATCATCGATCCTGCCTTTTATCAGTACTAATCGCGAACTTAGCGGAAACGTTGTAAATGATTTTTCATTCAACGTTTTTGCCGGTTATTCGTTAGGAACTAATAAGCTGGAAATTGGCGGATTATTTAATGCAGACCGCGGACATGTAAAAGGTGTCCAACTCGCTGGAATTGGCAATTTCGTTGGCAATAATGTTACGGGTTTTCAGTACGCATCCGCTCTTAACGTGGTGATGGGAAATGTCAGAGGACTGCAATATTCTACATTATTAAACTTTACTGCGGGTAATTTTAAAGGCGTCCAATGGGCCGGTATAGGAAATGTGATGCTGGGAGATTTACGTGGCTGGCAAATTTCAGGAGCCTACAATTTCGCCAGGACGGTCAAAAGCGGACATCAATTTAGCGTTGTAAACTATGCTGATTCCTCGGCGACAGCTTCAATAGGCATTTTTAACTACATCCGAAAAAACGGTTACCGCAGATATGAAATTTCAACAGACGAATTTAATTACTTCAATACCACGTTTAAAACGGGGATGAGTTCATTTTACAATGTTTTCACTTTGGGTTTCAATTGGAAAATAGCTAATAAACCATTTGGAAGTATTGGTTACGGATTTGGAACAGCGGTTAAATTGGGACGTGGCTGGATGTTTAATGCAGATATCACAGCCAACGCGGTTGCGCTCGATAAAGTAAGTTTAAAAAGTCACAATGCCGCAGGATTATTCCGACTTACTACGGGTATTGAGAGAAAAACCGGAAAACGCTTCTCTGTCGCCTTTGGGCCTTCTTTAAATTTATTAACTGGGAATGAATTAGGAACCTCCTATGATACCCGGAAACTTCTGTCAACATTTTGGCTTGGAGGAAAACCTGATCATACCAAGAAAAACTATGGATGGATTGGCTTTCAATTTGCGGTTAGATTCCGGGATAGGATGTAA
- a CDS encoding FecR family protein — MNNSHDNISDELLARFLAETANEQEIAEVKNWLDSAPENKKQLADFELIWEKTSELSSNHITVDTDAAWDKIRMQMKAKNPAPENLPDLKQETITRELPVNKKFSFPVWIAAAVSVTILAFGWFIFKTQSDTPEQIQIATTNNTGETTLPDGTRVFLNYNSSISYPENFSGDIRSVALKGEAFFDVKPDASHPFVIDANGTMVRVLGTSFNVKAYKKELVRVDVKTGKVRVSKNNKKIELTKGESAEVLNDTLKSMRADANIMSYKTQVYDFNSTNLGDVVNTLREGYHSDIRLSNQKLAQCRLTISFQKEPLDTTLSVIAETLELHLRKEGKTYWLEGSGCQ, encoded by the coding sequence ATGAACAATTCTCATGACAACATTTCGGATGAGCTGTTAGCACGCTTCCTGGCCGAAACTGCTAATGAACAGGAAATTGCAGAGGTAAAAAACTGGTTGGACAGCGCTCCCGAAAACAAGAAACAACTTGCTGATTTTGAATTAATTTGGGAGAAAACTTCAGAGTTAAGCAGCAATCATATTACGGTCGATACAGATGCCGCCTGGGATAAAATCCGCATGCAAATGAAGGCAAAAAATCCTGCACCTGAAAACCTTCCGGATTTAAAACAGGAAACAATCACAAGAGAATTACCGGTAAACAAAAAGTTCTCCTTCCCGGTATGGATCGCAGCTGCTGTCTCTGTTACGATCCTGGCTTTCGGCTGGTTTATATTTAAAACACAAAGTGATACGCCTGAACAAATTCAGATTGCTACAACCAATAATACTGGCGAAACCACTTTACCGGATGGAACCAGGGTATTTTTAAATTACAATTCATCAATAAGCTATCCTGAAAATTTTTCGGGAGATATTCGTTCTGTCGCATTAAAAGGTGAGGCATTTTTCGATGTAAAGCCAGACGCCTCTCACCCCTTTGTAATCGATGCGAATGGAACTATGGTCCGGGTTTTGGGTACTTCGTTTAATGTTAAAGCCTACAAAAAAGAACTTGTCAGGGTGGATGTAAAAACCGGGAAAGTGAGGGTTTCTAAAAACAACAAAAAAATTGAACTCACAAAAGGAGAAAGCGCGGAAGTGCTGAATGATACACTGAAAAGTATGCGTGCCGATGCTAACATTATGAGTTACAAAACGCAGGTTTATGATTTCAATTCTACAAATCTGGGAGATGTTGTAAATACATTAAGGGAAGGATATCACTCGGATATTCGCCTGTCGAACCAAAAACTTGCCCAGTGCAGATTAACGATCAGTTTCCAGAAAGAACCGCTTGATACCACCTTGTCGGTAATTGCCGAAACACTGGAATTGCATTTGAGGAAAGAGGGAAAAACATATTGGCTGGAAGGAAGCGGTTGCCAGTAA
- a CDS encoding RNA polymerase sigma-70 factor translates to MAEKQKRKTVQTSDPEIVQAIRRGDEAAFERTFRFYYQRLCNYASSLLKDAEDAEEIVQTVFITIWEKREDLEITLSLKSYLYRAVHNHCLNRFKHAAVKDAYREYSVNYLPQSYESVTEVIHADELSERIEKAIRKLPEQCQKAFRMSRFDELKYQEIADQLNISIKTVENQIGKALRILRTELADYLPSLLLLVYFLHQQLIQP, encoded by the coding sequence TTGGCCGAAAAACAAAAGAGGAAAACTGTGCAAACTTCTGATCCGGAAATTGTTCAAGCTATAAGACGCGGAGATGAGGCTGCTTTCGAGCGGACTTTCCGTTTCTATTATCAGCGTTTATGCAATTATGCGAGTTCTTTGCTGAAAGATGCCGAGGATGCGGAAGAAATTGTACAAACCGTTTTTATCACAATTTGGGAAAAAAGAGAAGACCTGGAAATTACACTTTCTTTAAAATCATACTTATACCGCGCCGTCCATAATCACTGTCTGAACCGCTTTAAACATGCGGCCGTGAAAGACGCTTATCGGGAATATTCAGTAAATTATTTGCCGCAGTCGTATGAATCGGTAACCGAAGTTATTCATGCTGACGAGCTTTCCGAACGTATTGAAAAAGCGATACGCAAATTGCCCGAGCAATGCCAGAAAGCATTTCGCATGAGCCGGTTTGACGAACTGAAATATCAGGAAATTGCTGATCAGCTGAATATTTCAATAAAAACAGTTGAAAACCAGATCGGTAAAGCACTCAGAATTTTACGTACAGAACTGGCCGATTATCTGCCTTCTTTACTTTTGCTTGTTTATTTTTTACATCAACAGTTAATCCAACCGTAA
- a CDS encoding M15 family metallopeptidase: MQVYKVLLGIFIFSIPFSVSAQKKQSDKISPVEQKILDQGLVNIQTVNPEILVELKYATPDNFMKKNVYGELTHAYLQPEMAKRLSQASIFIQRENPGYQLLVYDAARPNSAQYKLWDALDDLKIPARSKTQYVADPKIGSNHNFGCAIDLTVVDQNGKPLDMGTPYDFFGPLAYPRSEQEMLTQGKLTSKQIANRNILRKAMVKAGFTVNTTEWWHFDGMSKKAARAKYGMIK; encoded by the coding sequence ATGCAGGTTTACAAAGTTCTTTTGGGCATTTTTATTTTTTCAATTCCATTTTCAGTTTCAGCTCAAAAAAAACAGTCAGATAAAATTTCACCTGTTGAACAAAAAATACTCGATCAGGGATTAGTGAACATTCAGACTGTAAACCCTGAAATCCTGGTTGAGCTCAAATACGCAACTCCGGATAACTTCATGAAAAAGAATGTTTACGGAGAACTGACTCACGCGTATCTTCAGCCCGAAATGGCTAAAAGACTTTCCCAGGCCAGCATTTTTATCCAGCGTGAAAATCCGGGCTATCAGTTACTTGTTTATGATGCCGCGCGCCCGAATTCTGCCCAATACAAACTTTGGGACGCATTGGATGATCTCAAAATTCCCGCACGCTCAAAAACCCAATACGTGGCCGATCCTAAAATCGGTTCAAATCATAATTTCGGTTGCGCCATCGATCTTACTGTTGTAGATCAAAATGGAAAACCACTGGACATGGGAACTCCCTATGACTTCTTTGGTCCCCTCGCCTATCCCCGTTCCGAACAGGAAATGTTAACACAGGGAAAACTTACTTCAAAACAAATCGCGAACCGCAATATTCTGCGAAAAGCGATGGTTAAGGCCGGCTTTACCGTTAATACCACGGAATGGTGGCACTTTGACGGCATGTCAAAAAAAGCAGCGCGTGCCAAATATGGTATGATCAAATAA
- a CDS encoding LiaF transmembrane domain-containing protein has product MKNSRSIFWGGMLIIIGIFWLLRKLDIFFFHWDAILPYWPVLLILAGILLILTNKYTAARGLVGLLIVIAVFGGLTSRTGRVFDRHRDNWNFNWNDHDNDWDHDDDNDDDDDEGDNDDDKDSDYEEDSNRQEEGSYKKPVNNSYQYEMEDFIQKANFNLEGGAGSFTVKGNTDKLFEADTRSSVLGFLSNTSINKLANSATVNLKMEDGNVKIHKGELSNKADIELNIKPIWTIDLGLGAGSGNFDLSNYKVENLKVSTGVADLDIRLGDKLDNSNVKIDAGVASLGLEIPKTVGCEIKLDGALNLTSFDDLEKINDKLYRSPGFDKATKKIMISFDGGLSKVKIKRY; this is encoded by the coding sequence ATGAAAAATTCAAGAAGTATTTTCTGGGGTGGAATGCTCATCATTATTGGTATCTTCTGGCTTCTACGAAAGCTTGATATCTTTTTCTTTCACTGGGATGCTATATTACCTTACTGGCCTGTGCTGCTTATTTTGGCTGGTATTTTACTGATCCTGACGAATAAATATACAGCTGCCAGAGGATTGGTGGGGCTACTGATTGTAATTGCAGTTTTCGGTGGCTTGACAAGTCGTACCGGTCGTGTTTTTGACCGTCACCGCGACAACTGGAATTTCAACTGGAATGATCATGACAATGATTGGGATCATGATGATGATAACGACGACGACGATGATGAGGGTGATAATGACGACGATAAAGACAGCGACTACGAGGAAGACAGTAACAGACAAGAAGAAGGCAGCTACAAAAAACCGGTAAACAACTCCTACCAGTATGAAATGGAGGACTTTATCCAGAAAGCAAATTTCAATCTGGAAGGCGGTGCCGGTTCTTTTACGGTAAAGGGAAATACTGATAAGCTTTTCGAAGCTGATACGCGTTCTTCGGTTTTAGGTTTCTTATCAAATACTTCCATCAACAAACTTGCAAACTCGGCAACGGTTAACCTGAAAATGGAAGATGGAAATGTTAAAATTCACAAAGGTGAATTGAGCAATAAAGCTGATATTGAACTTAATATAAAACCAATCTGGACAATAGATTTAGGCCTGGGTGCCGGAAGCGGAAATTTTGATTTGAGTAATTATAAAGTTGAAAATCTGAAAGTTAGTACCGGAGTCGCTGATCTGGATATTCGTTTGGGAGATAAACTTGATAATTCAAATGTTAAAATCGATGCTGGTGTTGCTTCTCTTGGACTGGAAATTCCAAAAACTGTGGGTTGCGAAATTAAACTGGATGGTGCGCTGAATTTGACTTCTTTTGACGATCTGGAAAAGATTAATGACAAACTTTACCGCTCTCCGGGCTTCGACAAAGCGACGAAAAAAATCATGATTAGTTTTGACGGAGGCTTATCAAAAGTCAAAATAAAAAGATATTAA
- a CDS encoding LiaI-LiaF-like domain-containing protein, with protein MNFKNIFWGIILIIMGTLFLVEELTGFDFKGFFWPIILIISGALLLLRNYINSDTNHSNI; from the coding sequence ATGAACTTTAAAAATATTTTCTGGGGTATCATCCTCATTATCATGGGAACTTTGTTTCTCGTTGAAGAACTTACCGGTTTTGATTTCAAAGGTTTTTTCTGGCCTATTATTCTGATCATTTCAGGAGCATTATTACTGCTCAGAAATTATATAAACTCCGACACTAACCACTCAAATATTTAA
- a CDS encoding PspC domain-containing protein gives MEKKLHRIPDQAVFGGVASGIAQYLQIDVVIVRVLFVVMLFLPIPPSFGWTGILYIILWAVLPTGTADAHNFDTIANKPHDPEADKRRSDQTVKILGGALVLFGIFMLVDDFPIWYEIKPYFWPVALIIVGAFLILRQRDKEHEANTTVYPTTPPPTEPIEPEPYTPTPDPQPYTPFGTTESTPPNTFPQDPNNPKENGDDDIIKVN, from the coding sequence ATGGAAAAGAAATTGCACCGCATACCTGATCAGGCCGTATTTGGAGGAGTTGCTTCCGGTATTGCTCAATACTTACAAATAGATGTAGTAATCGTTCGTGTTTTATTCGTAGTGATGTTGTTCCTGCCGATTCCTCCGAGTTTTGGATGGACAGGGATTCTGTACATTATTTTATGGGCAGTACTTCCTACCGGAACTGCGGATGCTCATAACTTTGATACCATAGCAAACAAACCACACGATCCGGAGGCCGACAAAAGACGTTCCGACCAAACTGTCAAAATTCTTGGTGGCGCGCTGGTACTTTTTGGTATTTTTATGCTGGTTGATGATTTTCCGATCTGGTATGAAATTAAACCATATTTCTGGCCGGTAGCTTTAATTATTGTGGGCGCATTTCTTATTCTTCGTCAGAGAGATAAGGAACATGAAGCAAATACAACTGTTTATCCGACAACGCCACCGCCGACAGAACCGATCGAGCCGGAACCATATACACCGACTCCTGATCCGCAGCCATATACGCCATTTGGAACAACAGAATCCACACCGCCCAATACATTCCCACAGGATCCAAACAATCCAAAGGAAAATGGAGACGATGATATCATAAAAGTGAACTAG
- a CDS encoding aldose epimerase family protein — translation MKKRSLIFAALIGIGLMSCSKTKKEKENENESKTMTSTISKEVFGDLPDGKKADLYTLKNANGMTVKITNFGGIITELTAKDKSGKWEDVVLGFDSLAPYIGENPFFGALVGRYGNRIANGKFTLDGKTYKLPINNGPNSLHGGIQGFNKKLWDATEIKKDSLVGLELKYVSKDGEEGYPGTLNVKVTYTLSNDNGLRIDYEATTDKNTVINLTNHSYFNLTGLKRDILNHEVYIKSDSMVPVNATLIPTGKLRAVKGTPFDFNEPTLVGKRINDVADEQIKNGGGYDHCWVISGADKSFALFATVKDPESGRFMEVYTTEPAVQFYTGNFLDGKLTGKGATYAKRYGLCLETEHYPDSPNQPQFPTTELKPGETYKTSTEYKFSVK, via the coding sequence ATGAAAAAACGATCACTTATATTCGCTGCGCTGATTGGCATTGGTCTGATGAGCTGCTCAAAAACAAAAAAGGAAAAGGAAAACGAAAACGAAAGTAAAACAATGACCAGTACGATTTCGAAAGAAGTATTCGGAGACCTTCCCGATGGTAAAAAAGCGGATCTTTACACGCTGAAAAATGCCAACGGAATGACAGTAAAAATCACCAATTTCGGTGGTATTATTACTGAATTAACAGCGAAAGATAAGAGTGGAAAGTGGGAAGATGTAGTATTGGGCTTTGACTCATTAGCACCGTATATCGGAGAAAATCCGTTTTTCGGTGCGCTCGTTGGTCGTTATGGAAACCGCATTGCCAATGGGAAATTTACGTTGGACGGCAAAACATATAAGTTGCCAATTAACAACGGTCCAAATTCCTTACATGGCGGTATTCAGGGTTTTAACAAAAAACTTTGGGATGCTACTGAGATCAAAAAAGACTCACTTGTTGGTCTTGAATTGAAGTATGTAAGTAAAGACGGAGAAGAAGGCTATCCTGGAACATTAAATGTGAAAGTGACTTATACACTTTCAAACGATAACGGATTGCGCATTGATTACGAAGCGACTACTGATAAAAATACAGTTATTAACCTTACAAACCACTCTTATTTCAATTTGACTGGTCTGAAACGTGATATTTTAAATCATGAGGTTTATATCAAATCAGACAGCATGGTTCCGGTAAATGCAACTTTGATTCCAACAGGAAAATTAAGAGCTGTAAAAGGAACGCCATTTGATTTTAACGAGCCTACATTGGTAGGAAAAAGAATCAATGATGTTGCTGATGAGCAAATTAAAAATGGCGGCGGATACGATCATTGCTGGGTGATCAGCGGCGCCGATAAAAGTTTCGCTCTTTTCGCCACTGTAAAAGATCCGGAAAGCGGCCGTTTTATGGAAGTTTACACAACTGAACCTGCTGTTCAATTTTACACAGGGAATTTCCTTGATGGAAAATTGACTGGAAAAGGCGCAACTTATGCAAAACGCTACGGTCTGTGTCTGGAAACGGAGCATTATCCTGATTCACCAAATCAGCCACAGTTTCCGACTACGGAATTGAAGCCGGGAGAAACTTATAAAACGTCAACGGAATATAAGTTTTCGGTTAAGTAA
- a CDS encoding galactokinase, with the protein MTSTELSTAERIREKYIEHFGDNAGTENFRLFRSPGRINLIGEHTDYNNGFVLPASVDKAVYFAISPRTDNQVVLYAVDLNETYTFQVDDISKPDQKWTYFQLGIIEQIYKNNLNIGGFQAAFGGDVPQGAGMSSSAALECCLLFALNEVFNLGLDRFSIVKMSQKAENEYVGVQCGIMDQFASGFGKKEAVIRLDCRSLEYEYFPFPMDEYMLVLCNTLVEHSLASSEYNTRRLECEMGVVILQKHHPEIKSLRDATPALIEAHKDEMSDVVYRRCKYMTEEIERVQVACDFLTAGDLISFGKKMYETHQGLQHEYEVSCDELDFLVDQTSDDPSVIGARMMGGGFGGCTINLVKKDAVEAFEAKMKKAYDDKFQIKLPCYRVQITDGTEEIVLNA; encoded by the coding sequence ATGACAAGTACAGAATTGAGCACGGCAGAACGTATCCGTGAAAAATATATTGAGCATTTTGGTGATAATGCCGGCACAGAAAATTTCAGACTATTTCGCTCACCGGGAAGAATTAATCTGATCGGAGAACATACCGATTATAACAATGGATTTGTACTGCCGGCCAGCGTAGACAAGGCTGTCTATTTCGCCATTTCTCCACGAACCGATAATCAGGTTGTTCTCTATGCGGTTGATTTAAATGAAACCTACACTTTTCAGGTTGATGATATTTCAAAACCAGATCAGAAATGGACTTATTTTCAATTAGGTATCATTGAGCAGATCTATAAAAACAACTTAAATATTGGTGGATTTCAGGCTGCTTTTGGCGGGGACGTACCTCAGGGAGCCGGAATGTCTTCTTCTGCTGCTTTGGAATGTTGTTTACTATTTGCGCTGAATGAAGTTTTCAATTTAGGACTTGACAGGTTTTCTATTGTAAAAATGTCTCAAAAAGCGGAGAACGAATATGTTGGCGTTCAGTGTGGAATTATGGATCAGTTTGCTTCCGGTTTTGGGAAAAAAGAAGCTGTGATCCGTCTGGATTGCCGCTCACTGGAATACGAATATTTCCCTTTTCCAATGGATGAGTACATGCTTGTGCTTTGTAATACGCTGGTTGAACATTCCCTTGCAAGTTCAGAATATAACACCCGTCGTCTGGAATGTGAAATGGGCGTTGTGATTTTGCAAAAACATCATCCTGAAATCAAAAGTCTGCGTGATGCTACGCCAGCATTAATAGAAGCGCATAAGGACGAAATGAGTGATGTCGTTTATCGTCGTTGTAAATACATGACAGAGGAAATTGAACGCGTCCAGGTTGCCTGTGATTTCCTGACGGCTGGTGATCTTATCAGTTTTGGCAAAAAAATGTATGAAACGCACCAGGGACTTCAACATGAATATGAAGTAAGCTGCGACGAACTTGACTTTTTGGTAGATCAGACATCGGACGATCCGTCTGTAATCGGAGCGCGGATGATGGGTGGAGGCTTTGGCGGCTGCACGATCAATCTGGTAAAAAAAGACGCTGTTGAAGCTTTTGAAGCAAAAATGAAGAAAGCTTATGACGATAAATTTCAAATAAAATTGCCGTGCTATCGGGTGCAGATCACTGATGGAACCGAGGAAATTGTATTAAACGCTTAA